The segment GAAAAGAGGCAGCGCGGGGATCGCGGGGCTTAAGACACGCCCCGGACCACGCATCCGCCCCGGTGCATCAGAAGCGGACGCCGACGCCAGCCATCAGCTGGTGACGCTCAAAGCCCTGCTCGTAGTTCGAATAGCGATATTCGCCCTTTACATAGGCATTGCCGCTGACCTTGTGCTCAACGCCTGCGCCCACGCGCACGCCGTCGAGATGGGTCTTGTCGAGGGTTACGCGGTCAACGCCGTCGTCCGAGGTGATCTTGGCATCGGCGTTGGTGTAACCAGCCTTTGCATAGAGCAGCGTGCCCGGAGCAACCGCGGTACCGACGCGTGCGCCGACATAGAGGTCGCGGCCTGCCTTCAGGCAGACTTCGGGATCAACCGCATCACCGGCACCAGCGCAAAGCTTCTGGTCCGAATCCGAATATTCGGCTTCGAGGCCGAGCACGGCCTTGCCCATTTGCTTGTCGTAGCCGACGGCGATGCCGTAGCCGAGATCTTCCTTGCTGCCGGTGCTGCCTTCAGCGCGGTCCCAGCCGATCAGGCCTTCAACGCGCGGGCCTTCGAACGAACCGGCTTCCTGTGCCATCGCGGGGGTGGCGGCGACAGCGGCCAGCAGCGAAGCAAGAACAATCTTACGCATACACAACTCCATTACTAACAGCCCCGTTGCGGGGGACGACTGCTAAGTGCACCAAATGAAGATGGGTTGCATGAACCCCAGATAAACAGGAAATTCCGTTGCAATTATGCCACAGTATGATGATGACGTCCGGATGGATTCCAACCGAAGACTTTTCATCGCGCGGCACGGCGAAACCGTTTTCAATGCCGCATCACGGCTGCAGGGCGATCATCCGCACACCCCGCTGACGCGCGCGGGGTTCGCGCAGGCCGATGCGATGGGCAGCGCGCTGCGCGCGACGCTGGGCGCGCGCCCGGCGATCACGCTCTGGGCCTCCCCCACCGGCCGCGCGCTCCAGACGCTGGCGGTGATCGCCGAGCATCTGGAACTCGACTGGCACGCCGCGCGCACCGATGCGCGGCTGGGCGAAATCGCGATGTCGGGGTGGAGCGGGCGTTATTATCGCGAGGTGATCGCCGACCATGGCCCGATTCTCGACGCAAAGACCGGGCTGTTCGCGATGCGCCCGCCCGGCGGCGAATGGTATGACGATATCGCCGCACGGCTGCGCGCCTGGCTGGACGACACCGAATCCGAAGGCGGCGACCGGCTGATCGTCTCGCACGGAATCACCAGCCGCGTGCTCCGCGGGATCCTGACCGGCATGGCCGACGCGCCCGAGGCGAACGCGCCGATCGCCCCCGGATTGCCGCAGGGCAGCGTGGTGATGATCGCGGGCGGGAGCGAAAGCGTGGTGGCGCTGGGCACCGGCCGGGCACCGGCATGAGGCGGCGGATCGCCGCGCTGGTGGCTGCGGCCGGGCTGCTTGTCCCCTTGCCCGCCGCCGCACAGCGCGCCTCGCTTGGCATTTTCGAAAGCTGGGGCGCGTTTCGCGATGCCAAGCCGCTGCGCTGCTATGCCGTTGCCGTGCCAGAGCGGACGCTGCCCAACGCGGCATGGCGTGCCTTTGCCAGCGTTTCGCACTGGCCGGGGCAGAATGTCCGCGGGCAGCTGCATGTTCGCCTGAGCCGCGCGGCGAAGCCCGATACACCCGTGGTGCTCCGGATCGGCGGCGCGAAATTCCCGCTGGCGGCGGGCGGCGCGGACAGCTGGGCGGCCAACGCCACCACCGATGCCGCGATCATCAAGGCGATGCGCACCGGGCGGTGGATGTATGTCGACGCGCGCGACGCGAACGGCCGCGCCTTTACCGACCATTACCGCCTGCCCGGCGCCGCCACCGCGATCGACGCGGCCGCGCTGGGCTGCGCACGGCAGAATTGATTTACGACCGCGCCTTTTTCGATTGATCGATCAAAACCGCCTGTTGCCAGCGGCTTGGCGCCTTGTCGGTGCGGTGGATGCAGCCAGCCCAGCAACAGGGGCGTTTCTTGCCCTCCACCAGCTCCTCACAGGTGCGCGCGATGCGGCGCGCGCGTGTCTTTGGCTGTTTCGCGTCCTCGACCCAGCAGATGAACTCGTTGCGGCCGAGCGGGGTGAGGCCTTCCCACAGCATCAATATGTTTGAGTCGGCGCGCAGCGCGGCCTGAAGATCCTCGCCCGCTTCGTGGACGGTGCCATGGGCAAATGCGCTTGCCATCGAGCCTCCTCGCCGTGCGGCCCGCAGGCCGGGTGATGGAGGCTGCATAGCATGGCGGTCTTCGAACCGGCGCCTCCCAATTTCACATCGCGGGGGGCAAGCGGACGGCAAGCGAGGAGCGCGCGAGCCGGATATGCTTGAGCTCGGCCGGCTGGGCCTGATGCCGCGCGGATGCGTTGACAGCGAATGCATTGGCAGGGGTGGCCGATGGACCGGCCCCTTGCGCCGAACAAGCGGCCGTCGCCAGTGCAAGCACGGTGCAGGCCATCAGCAATGAAAGCCTGATCATCAAACCCTCCTTCGCCGGATTTCCGGCTGAATTTTCTCTCATGGGCAATGCGCCGTCCGGGTGCGCTGTGTCGCGACAAGGCTGCATGGGCGCCCGGATCGGTGGATCTCTGGCGCCGGCACCGTGCCATGGGCATCGCCGTTCGCGACCGCGCCGCCGGTGGCCGCAACCGGGGAAGCGCCCATGCATTCGGCCGGAAGAGTCTCCGGGATGCTTTGGGCCAGATACCGGTGCAGACCAGCATTGCCGATGCGGGCCAGTGTACGCGTCCGCCGGGATTTTGCGCGTGATGCGCATCACAGTCGCCGCATCGCTACCGGACGAATCCGCGTGGCCTAGCAAAATGGGCGATTCTGCACTAAATGGCGCGCCATGAACGCCCCCCTCAGCACCGCCATGCCGATTCCCGGCCATATCGATCCTGTGCCCGTGCCGCGCGCCATCACCCCGCGCGAGGATGGCCGAATCGACCTGATCGGCCTGCCGAAGGAAGAAATCCGGTCCTATCTGCTGGAAAAGGGCATGGAGCCCAAACAGGCCAAGCTGCGTTCGAAGCAGCTGTGGCACTGGATTTACAATCGCGGGGCGACGCGCTTCGACCAGATGACCGACATCGCCCGGACGATGCACCCCTGGCTTGAGGAACGCTTTGTCATCGGCCGTCCGCAGGTGATGGAAGCGCAGGTTTCGACCGACGGCACGCGCAAATGGCTGCTGCGATCGGATGACGGCCAGGATTATGAAATGGTCTTCATCCCCGATGCCGACCGGGGCACGCTGTGCGTCTCGTCGCAGGTGGGCTGCACGCTCAACTGCCGATTCTGCCACACCGGCACGATGCGCCTCGTGCGCAACCTGACGCCGGGCGAGATCGTCGGTCAGGTGATGCTGGCGCGCGATTCGCTCGACGAATGGCCGAGCCAGCCCGATGGCCGCATGCTCACCAACATCGTGATGATGGGCATGGGCGAGCCGCTGTATAATTTCGACAATGTCCGCGACGCGCTGAAGCTGATCATGGACGGCGACGGGCTGGCGCTGTCGAAGCGACGGATCACGCTGTCAACTTCGGGCGTCGTGCCGATGATGGCGCGCGCGGGCGAGGAAATCGGCGTCAACCTGGCGGTGTCGCTCCATGCCGTGACCAAGGAGGTGCGCGACGAGATCGTCCCGATCAACCGCAAATACGGGATCGAGGAACTGCTGCAGGCCTGTGCCGACTATCCCGGCGCGAACAATGCCCGGCGCATCACCTTCGAATATGTGATGCTGAAGGACAAGAACGACAGCGACGAGGAAGCGCGCGAGCTCGTCCGCCTCATCCGCAAGTACAAGCTGCCCGCCAAGGTGAACCTCATCCCGTTCAACCCCTGGCCCGGCGCGCCCTATGACACCTCGACGCCCGAACGCGTCCGCGCGTTCAGCAACATCATCTTCGAAGCGGGCATTTCAGCCCCCGTGCGCACCCCGCGTGGGCGCGACATCGACGCGGCGTGCGGCCAGCTGAAGACCACGTCGGAAAAGAAGAGCCGCGCCGAGCTGGACCGGCTGGCCGAAGAGAAACAGGCAGCCCTCGGATAAACCAGAGGCGGCCCCGCGCGGCCGCCAAGGGTTGACGTCAGCCTCCGCTTGCTTACCCCTTGAGGGGGAAATGAAAAAGCGAGCGGAGACGGCATGGCTCTTATCGACACTTTTCTGAATCGCCTGGTGAAGCGCGGCACACTGACGCTCACCGATCATGACGGCAGCGTCCGTAGCTTCGGCACCCCCGATCCCGAATTCCGCGACGTCGCGATCCGCTTCACCACGCGCGGTACCGGCCGCTATATCGCCAGCCACCCGCGGCTGGGCGCCGCCGAAACCTTCATGGACGGACGGATGGTGATCGAGCGCGGCGATATCCTCGACCTCATCACGCTCATTCGCAAGAACAACCCCTGGCACAAGGGGCGCGATCTCGAAATCCCCAACCCCGCGCGCCGCACGCTGAGCGCGGCGGTCAGCCGGCTGTCGCGGCTCAACTGGGAAAGCCGGTCTAAACGCAACGTCGCGCATCATTACGATCTGGGGAATGCGCTCTACGAACTCTTCCTCGACGACGACCTGCAATATAGCTGCGCCTATTTCACCGAGGCGGGCAACAGCCTTGAACAGGCGCAGGAGGACAAGAAGGCGCATATCGCCGCCAAGCTCTATCTGCAGCCGGGGCAACGCGTGCTCGACATCGGCTGCGGCTGGGGCGGGATGGCGCTCTATCTCCACCGCCATTTCGACGTCGATGTGCTCGGCGTGACGCTGTCCGAGGAGCAGCTGGCGCTTGCGCGCAAGCGCGCCGCCGAGGCGGGGGTTTCGGACCGGGTGAAGTTCGAGCTGATCGATTACCGCCATGTTACGGGCAAGTTCGACCGGATCGTCTCGGTCGGCATGTTCGAACATGTCGGCCCGCCGCATTACCGCGAATTCTTCCGCACCTGCCACAATCTGCTGACCGAGGACGGCGTGATGCTGATCCACACCATCGGCCGGTTCGGCGGGCCGGGCACGACGGATGCCTTTACCCGCAAATATATCTTCCCCGGCGGCTATATCCCCGCGCTGTCCGAGGTGCAGGCGGCGAGCGAGCAGAACCGGCTGATGACCACCGATGTCGAGACGTTGCGCGTGCATTATGCGCTGACGATCCGCCACTGGTACCAACGCTGCGAGGCCAATCGCGAGCGGATCGTCGCGTTGTACGACGAACGCTTTTTTCGCATGTGGCAATTCTACCTGGCGGGCGCGATCTCGACCTTCGAATATGGCGGCATGGGCAATTACCAGTTCCAGTACGCCAAGCGGCGCGATGTGCTCCCCCTCACCCGCGACTATATCGGCCAGATCGAGAAACAGGGGCACCGCACGCCGTGAAAGCGGCCAATCCATCGATAGAATCGCGATTCGGAGGGGCTTGAGGGCCCACAGATGTTGCACCGCGGCGCATAAGCGCATAGGCGCGCTCAGAACCCTTTCCGTATCGCCTGTTTCGCGAGGAATTCATCATGAGCGACAAGATCAATCGCGTTGTGCTTGCCTATTCCGGCGGCCTCGACACCAGCGTGATCCTCAAATGGCTTCAGCAGACCTATAACTGCGAAGTCGTCACCTTCACCGCCGATCTCGGCCAGGGTGAGGAACTCGAACCCGCACGCGCCAAGGCCGAGCTGATGGGCGTCAAGCCCGAGCATATCTTCATCGACGACCTGCGCGAGGAATTCGTCAAGGATTACGTCTTCCCGATGATGCGCGCCAACGCCGTCTATGAAGGCTGCTATCTCCTCGGCACCTCGATCGCGCGGCCGCTGATCGCCAAGCGCCAGATCGAGATCGCCAAGATGGTCGGCGCCGATGCCGTCAGCCACGGCGCCACCGGCAAGGGCAACGATCAGGTCCGCTTCGAGCTCGGCTATTACGCGCTCAACCCCGACATCAAGGTGATCGCACCCTGGCGCGAATGGGATCTGACCAGCCGCACCGCGCTCATCGAATTCGCCGAAAAGCACCAGATTCCGGTGCCCAAGGACAAGCGCGGCGAAAGCCCCTTCTCGACCGACGCGAACCTCCTCCACACCTCGTCCGAGGGCAAGGTGCTCGAGGATCCGTGGGAAGAAGTGCCCGAATATGTCTTCTCGCGCACGGTGAGCCCCGAGGACGCCCCCGACAGCCCCGAAATCATCACGATCGATTTCGAGCGCGGCGACGCGGTGGCGATCAACGGCGAGGGCCTGAGCCCGGCCAGCCTGCTCACCAAGCTCAACGATCTCGGCCGCAAGCATGGCATCGGCCGCCTCGACCTGCTCGAAAACCGCTTTGTCGGGATGAAGAGCCGCGGCATGTACGAAACCCCGGGTGGCACGATCCTGCATCTGGCGCACCGCGGCATCGAGCAGATCACGCTCGACCGCGGCGCCGCGCACCTCAAGGACGAGCTGATGCCGCGTTATGCCGAGCTCATCTATAACGGCTTCTGGTTCAGCCCCGAGCGCGAGATGCTGCAGGCGGCGATCGATTACAGCCAGGACAAGGTGACCGGCACCGTACGCCTCAAGCTCTACAAGGGCGCCGCACACCTCATCGGTCGCAAGTCGCCCTATTCGCTCTATTCCGAGAAGGTCGTGACCTTCGAGGACGACCAGGGCGCGTATGACCAGCGCGACGCGGAAGGCTTTATTAAGCTTAACGCACTACGCCTGCGCCTTCTGGGACGACGGGGTAACTAACCGACCGGGTATCGGCCATCGCTACCCTGAACTGAGCGATGGCCAACCCAATCAGCATGACCGGCATAAGCGGGGCGCCGAATATGGCGACCACCATGCCAAATTGTGGGCTCATGAAGCCCAACGTGGCCAGCCTGTAATCTAACCCCGAGACCCCCGGCCGCATCATTACGGCCAAGGCGCCGACCACCACGACCGTCAGATCGTAGTTGAACGAATAGGGCAGTACCAGAAAGGTGCAGGTGGCAACGAGGAAGGCAAGGTCCTTGCGCGATACCTTCCTGATAGCCGCGATGGCCACCATGCCAACCGCACCGAGCGCCACAAGCGCCTGAACAGTGCCGGCAACGGCCCAACTCCCCCCCTTCTGTATGATCGCGGACATGACAGACGGCGACATCAGGCGAAAAAACATGCCATTGGGGTCGATCATCGCGGCCTGAACCCCGCTGGTGCGCAGGAGATATTCGGACCACGGCGCCCATCCATAGACCAGGCCCGTCGCGACGACGAGCACGGCGACCGTCGACGCAGCAGAAAAGATCGCGCGCCAATCCCCACGCAGCGCCAATGCCAGGGGAACGAGAACCGCCAAATGCGGCTTGAGGAACATCAGGCCGAAACAAATGCCCGCGCGCACCGGCTTTTCATCGAGAAGTCGCCACCCGAGCAAAAACAATCCACCGATCAAAAAACCATAATGGCCCGTCCAGATATTGACGATCGCAGCGGGCGTAACGAGCGCGAGCGCTGGCCAACCAGCGCCTTCCGGCCACCACTTCCCGACGGCCCAGACAAAAAAAGCGCCCGTTCCTGCAAGCCAAAGAGCAAGAGACAACCAATAAGGGAACAGTGAGAAAAATGCAGCCAAGGGATAGGATACTGGCGGATAAGAATAATTATGGGAACCGATATTGCCGAACAATGCCTTCTGATAGGAAGCATATGCTTCCAGATCATAGGGTATGTCCAAACGCCCTTCACGAACGAGATTTCCACCCGTCCATACATTTATATAATCTCTCCCCCAGTAAACGACATCACCTATGACACCGTTATCCATCATCAGATAATCTCTTATCATGAAAATAATAACAAAAACGCCACCAAAAACCCATGGCACCCACAGGGGAACTTCTTCCGGCTTTCCATTAAGCATCCTTGCCAAGACGGATGTTAGTGCGTTCATTCAAGCCCCCGGTGCACTTTTCTACGTAAATCAATCAATGCTGCATGTGCTTGATTCACAAGCCCTCATCGACTGGCGTCGCAATGTTGTTATTAGCATAATGTTAACCCGATTATAACAGCATCA is part of the Sphingomonas sp. C3-2 genome and harbors:
- a CDS encoding cyclopropane-fatty-acyl-phospholipid synthase family protein; the encoded protein is MALIDTFLNRLVKRGTLTLTDHDGSVRSFGTPDPEFRDVAIRFTTRGTGRYIASHPRLGAAETFMDGRMVIERGDILDLITLIRKNNPWHKGRDLEIPNPARRTLSAAVSRLSRLNWESRSKRNVAHHYDLGNALYELFLDDDLQYSCAYFTEAGNSLEQAQEDKKAHIAAKLYLQPGQRVLDIGCGWGGMALYLHRHFDVDVLGVTLSEEQLALARKRAAEAGVSDRVKFELIDYRHVTGKFDRIVSVGMFEHVGPPHYREFFRTCHNLLTEDGVMLIHTIGRFGGPGTTDAFTRKYIFPGGYIPALSEVQAASEQNRLMTTDVETLRVHYALTIRHWYQRCEANRERIVALYDERFFRMWQFYLAGAISTFEYGGMGNYQFQYAKRRDVLPLTRDYIGQIEKQGHRTP
- the rlmN gene encoding 23S rRNA (adenine(2503)-C(2))-methyltransferase RlmN, which encodes MNAPLSTAMPIPGHIDPVPVPRAITPREDGRIDLIGLPKEEIRSYLLEKGMEPKQAKLRSKQLWHWIYNRGATRFDQMTDIARTMHPWLEERFVIGRPQVMEAQVSTDGTRKWLLRSDDGQDYEMVFIPDADRGTLCVSSQVGCTLNCRFCHTGTMRLVRNLTPGEIVGQVMLARDSLDEWPSQPDGRMLTNIVMMGMGEPLYNFDNVRDALKLIMDGDGLALSKRRITLSTSGVVPMMARAGEEIGVNLAVSLHAVTKEVRDEIVPINRKYGIEELLQACADYPGANNARRITFEYVMLKDKNDSDEEARELVRLIRKYKLPAKVNLIPFNPWPGAPYDTSTPERVRAFSNIIFEAGISAPVRTPRGRDIDAACGQLKTTSEKKSRAELDRLAEEKQAALG
- a CDS encoding histidine phosphatase family protein, which gives rise to MPQYDDDVRMDSNRRLFIARHGETVFNAASRLQGDHPHTPLTRAGFAQADAMGSALRATLGARPAITLWASPTGRALQTLAVIAEHLELDWHAARTDARLGEIAMSGWSGRYYREVIADHGPILDAKTGLFAMRPPGGEWYDDIAARLRAWLDDTESEGGDRLIVSHGITSRVLRGILTGMADAPEANAPIAPGLPQGSVVMIAGGSESVVALGTGRAPA
- a CDS encoding glycosyltransferase family 87 protein, producing the protein MNALTSVLARMLNGKPEEVPLWVPWVFGGVFVIIFMIRDYLMMDNGVIGDVVYWGRDYINVWTGGNLVREGRLDIPYDLEAYASYQKALFGNIGSHNYSYPPVSYPLAAFFSLFPYWLSLALWLAGTGAFFVWAVGKWWPEGAGWPALALVTPAAIVNIWTGHYGFLIGGLFLLGWRLLDEKPVRAGICFGLMFLKPHLAVLVPLALALRGDWRAIFSAASTVAVLVVATGLVYGWAPWSEYLLRTSGVQAAMIDPNGMFFRLMSPSVMSAIIQKGGSWAVAGTVQALVALGAVGMVAIAAIRKVSRKDLAFLVATCTFLVLPYSFNYDLTVVVVGALAVMMRPGVSGLDYRLATLGFMSPQFGMVVAIFGAPLMPVMLIGLAIAQFRVAMADTRSVSYPVVPEGAGVVR
- a CDS encoding porin family protein, which gives rise to MRKIVLASLLAAVAATPAMAQEAGSFEGPRVEGLIGWDRAEGSTGSKEDLGYGIAVGYDKQMGKAVLGLEAEYSDSDQKLCAGAGDAVDPEVCLKAGRDLYVGARVGTAVAPGTLLYAKAGYTNADAKITSDDGVDRVTLDKTHLDGVRVGAGVEHKVSGNAYVKGEYRYSNYEQGFERHQLMAGVGVRF
- a CDS encoding argininosuccinate synthase: MSDKINRVVLAYSGGLDTSVILKWLQQTYNCEVVTFTADLGQGEELEPARAKAELMGVKPEHIFIDDLREEFVKDYVFPMMRANAVYEGCYLLGTSIARPLIAKRQIEIAKMVGADAVSHGATGKGNDQVRFELGYYALNPDIKVIAPWREWDLTSRTALIEFAEKHQIPVPKDKRGESPFSTDANLLHTSSEGKVLEDPWEEVPEYVFSRTVSPEDAPDSPEIITIDFERGDAVAINGEGLSPASLLTKLNDLGRKHGIGRLDLLENRFVGMKSRGMYETPGGTILHLAHRGIEQITLDRGAAHLKDELMPRYAELIYNGFWFSPEREMLQAAIDYSQDKVTGTVRLKLYKGAAHLIGRKSPYSLYSEKVVTFEDDQGAYDQRDAEGFIKLNALRLRLLGRRGN
- a CDS encoding YdeI/OmpD-associated family protein — protein: MASAFAHGTVHEAGEDLQAALRADSNILMLWEGLTPLGRNEFICWVEDAKQPKTRARRIARTCEELVEGKKRPCCWAGCIHRTDKAPSRWQQAVLIDQSKKARS